One window from the genome of Variovorax sp. PAMC26660 encodes:
- a CDS encoding superoxide dismutase encodes MPYTLPALPYAFNALEPHIDAQTMEIHHSKHHQTYVNNLNAALKDTPHEGLPVEELIVGVEKLPEALRAPVRNNGGGHANHGLFWTVMAPAGQGGGGVPMGALAKAIDADLGGFDAFKDAFTKAALTRFGSGWAWLSVAKGGKLAVESSGNQDSPLMQGIGSGNTPILGLDVWEHAYYLKYQNRRPEYIAAFYNVVNWAEVARRYAAAIGG; translated from the coding sequence GTGCCATACACCCTCCCAGCCTTGCCCTATGCCTTCAATGCGCTCGAACCCCACATCGACGCGCAGACGATGGAAATCCATCACAGCAAGCACCACCAGACCTATGTGAACAACCTGAATGCGGCCCTGAAGGACACGCCGCACGAGGGCTTGCCGGTCGAGGAACTGATCGTCGGCGTCGAAAAGCTGCCCGAGGCGCTGCGCGCGCCAGTGCGCAACAACGGCGGCGGCCATGCCAACCACGGTCTGTTCTGGACCGTGATGGCACCTGCGGGCCAGGGCGGAGGCGGCGTTCCCATGGGCGCGCTCGCCAAGGCCATCGATGCCGACCTGGGCGGCTTCGACGCTTTCAAGGACGCCTTCACCAAGGCCGCGCTCACCCGCTTCGGCAGCGGCTGGGCCTGGCTGTCGGTCGCCAAGGGCGGCAAGCTGGCCGTCGAAAGCAGCGGCAACCAGGACAGCCCGCTGATGCAGGGCATCGGCTCCGGCAACACGCCGATCCTGGGGCTGGACGTGTGGGAGCACGCGTACTACCTCAAGTACCAGAACCGCCGCCCCGAATACATCGCGGCCTTCTACAACGTAGTGAACTGGGCCGAGGTGGCCCGGCGCTACGCAGCAGCCATCGGCGGCTGA
- a CDS encoding 3-oxoacyl-[acyl-carrier-protein] synthase III C-terminal domain-containing protein, translating to MPVPFQRVYLESAGYFMPGEPIPNERMDAYIAPLNRMSERIKRRILAENGILTRHYAIDAEGVTQHTNAQLAAGAIRDCLRRGGADLSRVSLLASGSSGGDTLMPGFANMIQGELAAQPMETHSVHGICAAGVSAIQTAAQGIELGAHRTAMAVASEMPSRLFKRSRFAARGYETDFDSHFLRWMLSDGAGALLLSDGSPALAGVPGLRLKLKWVHQRAFSGDYPVCMQLGLTEDRARGHLDFGSWAEAEAAGALSLRQDIRLLPHLFDIGIHEYAGLVRDGWVDPKRIDHFLCHYSSEKFIPVVEDLMAKADLSIPRERWWSNLAWRGNTGAASILVMLAEFLHTKTLKPGEQIFCYVPESGRFMAAYMLLEVEAVDAAAVAVATRAAAPAVPDDDFVIAPPHDPAAAPEGLGALLTELAAIWHDYRSRVWRTPLIRQIRERRFALPDYLNWMEQWVPQVREGSLWMREGAASLSEPYQMLASLIDVHAGEEQNDFNILFDDYKKAGGTVQQIGELRRNPGGEALNAYLHGLAATRDPIGLLGAIYIIEGTGQRIVPALLPLIKAGLKLPPDAFRFLEYHGHNDENHLSRWLVAVEMVMAVEGQARAARQIIDTARHTAALYLMQFQHITERMRHEPPGRPKANTAAAGGGFQ from the coding sequence ATGCCCGTTCCATTCCAACGCGTCTACCTTGAAAGCGCCGGCTATTTCATGCCGGGCGAACCCATTCCCAACGAGCGCATGGACGCGTACATCGCACCGCTCAACCGCATGTCGGAGCGCATCAAGCGGCGCATTCTGGCGGAGAACGGCATCCTCACGCGGCACTACGCCATTGACGCCGAAGGCGTGACGCAGCACACCAACGCGCAACTGGCCGCCGGCGCGATCCGCGATTGCCTGCGGCGCGGCGGGGCCGATCTGTCGCGCGTGTCGTTGCTGGCCAGCGGATCGTCGGGGGGCGACACGTTGATGCCCGGCTTCGCGAACATGATCCAGGGCGAGCTTGCGGCGCAGCCGATGGAAACGCATTCGGTGCACGGCATCTGCGCCGCGGGCGTCTCGGCGATCCAGACGGCCGCGCAGGGCATCGAGCTGGGCGCGCACCGTACGGCGATGGCGGTGGCGAGCGAGATGCCGTCGCGGCTGTTCAAGCGCTCGCGTTTTGCAGCACGTGGTTACGAGACCGACTTCGACTCGCACTTCCTGCGTTGGATGCTGTCCGATGGCGCAGGCGCCTTGCTGCTGTCCGATGGTTCGCCTGCGCTGGCGGGTGTGCCGGGGTTGCGCCTGAAGCTGAAGTGGGTGCATCAGCGTGCCTTCTCGGGTGACTACCCGGTCTGCATGCAGCTCGGCTTGACCGAAGACCGCGCGCGCGGCCACCTCGATTTCGGCTCATGGGCTGAAGCGGAAGCCGCCGGCGCGCTGTCGCTGCGGCAGGACATCCGCCTGCTGCCGCACCTGTTCGACATCGGCATTCACGAGTACGCGGGGCTGGTGCGCGATGGCTGGGTCGATCCGAAGCGCATCGATCACTTCCTGTGCCACTACTCGTCGGAAAAATTCATTCCGGTGGTGGAAGACCTGATGGCGAAGGCCGACCTGTCGATTCCGCGCGAGCGCTGGTGGAGCAACCTGGCGTGGCGCGGCAACACGGGCGCGGCGTCGATCCTCGTGATGCTGGCTGAATTCCTGCACACCAAGACGCTGAAGCCCGGCGAGCAGATATTCTGCTATGTGCCGGAGTCGGGCCGGTTCATGGCGGCGTACATGCTGCTTGAGGTCGAGGCGGTCGATGCGGCAGCAGTTGCCGTGGCAACCCGTGCGGCAGCTCCGGCGGTGCCCGATGACGATTTCGTCATCGCGCCGCCGCACGATCCGGCCGCCGCGCCCGAAGGCCTTGGCGCCTTGCTGACGGAACTGGCCGCCATCTGGCACGACTACCGCTCGCGCGTCTGGCGCACGCCGCTGATCCGCCAGATCCGCGAGCGCCGCTTCGCCTTGCCCGACTACCTGAACTGGATGGAGCAGTGGGTGCCCCAGGTGCGCGAAGGCAGCCTGTGGATGCGCGAAGGCGCGGCCTCGCTGAGCGAGCCGTACCAGATGCTGGCCTCGCTGATCGACGTGCATGCGGGCGAAGAGCAGAACGACTTCAACATCCTGTTCGACGACTACAAGAAGGCCGGTGGCACGGTCCAGCAGATCGGCGAGCTGCGCCGCAACCCCGGTGGCGAGGCGCTCAACGCCTACCTGCACGGGTTGGCCGCCACGCGCGACCCGATCGGCCTGCTGGGCGCCATCTACATCATCGAAGGCACGGGCCAGCGCATCGTGCCGGCGCTGCTGCCGCTCATCAAGGCGGGCCTGAAGCTGCCGCCCGATGCCTTCCGCTTTCTCGAATACCACGGCCACAACGACGAAAACCACCTGAGCCGCTGGCTCGTGGCGGTCGAGATGGTGATGGCCGTGGAAGGCCAGGCCCGCGCCGCCCGCCAGATCATCGACACGGCGCGCCACACGGCCGCGCTGTACCTGATGCAGTTCCAGCACATCACGGAGCGAATGAGACATGAGCCGCCGGGCCGCCCCAAGGCGAATACCGCAGCCGCAGGCGGAGGTTTCCAGTGA
- a CDS encoding fatty acid desaturase family protein, whose product MARPPDARSRLPRLRHWRDWQSLAYLVALPVLAAWQWVHGFNVLLYALMLFLTLGIGVIHHNHVHLRMWRGRRMNRLTDFWITLLQGHPTFVFWPAHVANHHRYRHGPKDVARTYRFGGDTNHLWGYLLHPFQAVWVLVPVFFDWLARLRRHQRGAWRYCMAQYALWLASWVVLLALDWRKALLFVIVPQLHGLHWLLATNYLQHAHADGRNTPRKEALGDTPGSGLNYARNFEGLVNPLLFNIGLHTAHHENPHAHWSELTHLHHTRYRAQVAPVLNEGGLVPYMVRVFVLGAVWPRFRSRSLMPPDSSIT is encoded by the coding sequence ATGGCGCGACCGCCTGACGCGCGCAGTCGCCTGCCGCGCCTGCGGCATTGGCGTGACTGGCAGAGCCTGGCCTACCTCGTGGCGCTGCCTGTGCTCGCGGCCTGGCAGTGGGTGCATGGCTTCAACGTGCTGCTGTATGCGTTGATGCTGTTCCTGACGCTCGGCATCGGCGTGATCCATCACAACCACGTGCACCTGCGCATGTGGCGCGGGCGGCGCATGAACCGGCTGACCGACTTCTGGATCACGCTGCTGCAAGGGCATCCGACCTTCGTGTTCTGGCCTGCGCACGTGGCCAACCACCATCGCTACCGGCACGGGCCGAAGGATGTGGCGCGCACCTACCGTTTCGGCGGCGACACGAACCACCTGTGGGGTTATCTGCTGCACCCGTTCCAGGCGGTGTGGGTGCTGGTGCCGGTGTTCTTCGATTGGCTCGCGAGGTTACGCAGGCATCAACGCGGCGCCTGGCGTTACTGCATGGCGCAGTACGCGCTGTGGTTGGCGAGCTGGGTCGTGCTGCTGGCGCTCGACTGGCGCAAGGCATTGCTGTTCGTGATCGTGCCGCAGTTGCATGGCCTGCACTGGCTGCTGGCGACCAACTACCTGCAGCACGCACACGCCGATGGCCGCAATACCCCGCGCAAAGAGGCGCTGGGCGATACCCCCGGGAGCGGACTGAACTACGCCCGCAATTTCGAGGGGCTGGTGAACCCCTTGCTGTTCAACATCGGCCTGCACACCGCACATCACGAGAACCCGCATGCCCATTGGTCCGAGCTCACGCACCTGCATCACACGCGCTACCGCGCGCAGGTTGCCCCTGTGCTCAACGAGGGCGGGCTGGTGCCGTACATGGTGCGGGTGTTCGTGCTGGGGGCCGTGTGGCCGCGCTTTCGCAGCCGCTCGCTGATGCCTCCCGATTCTTCAATCACCTGA
- a CDS encoding phospholipase D family protein — MNACICLLRMALAGVLIAALGACGSLPPARERPAEQAASADPSTPLAKIAAASTPPGEHSGFRLMPLGVYSLDARIQLAQRAQRSLVVQYYQLENDAVGRLLLRTLREAAARGVKVRVLVDDLYTVNSQQLLLALSETPNVEVRLFNPFCCGRNGLLSRFVASPFEINRLNHRMHNKLFIADGAMAVVGGRNIADEYFVLSEAQNFIDMDALVVGKVVPQLESIFDAYWNSVQVWPIADIVTGEGGRKPGVADFDSWVGMAAPPPKIVLPPSDILGYGPIGEELDGGRMGLLWGEARAIADPPTKPATMTADEAIATSVTMKVWALLLDAKTEVDMTSPYLVPGERGMAAFEDLSRRKVKVTLLTNSLAANDEPLVHTGYARYRERLLQGGADLYELSPQRTSAGERFGMFGKSLGRLHAKTAAIDKERIFIGSMNLDPRSASQNTEMGLVVDSPQLAREMLRVINISKLQNSYRLRLAKGTGTLQWLTNDGEKEVILTAEPESGFFKRFYNMLIAPIVPEMLL; from the coding sequence ATGAACGCCTGTATCTGTCTTCTGCGCATGGCGCTTGCGGGCGTGCTGATTGCGGCACTCGGCGCTTGCGGTTCCTTGCCCCCGGCGCGCGAGCGGCCCGCCGAGCAGGCGGCCTCGGCCGATCCGTCGACCCCGCTGGCGAAGATCGCCGCCGCCTCCACGCCGCCCGGCGAGCACTCGGGTTTTCGGCTGATGCCGCTGGGCGTGTATTCACTGGATGCGCGCATCCAGTTGGCCCAACGGGCCCAGCGCTCCCTGGTGGTGCAGTACTACCAGCTTGAAAACGATGCCGTCGGCCGTCTGCTGCTGCGCACGCTGCGCGAGGCTGCGGCCCGGGGCGTGAAAGTGCGGGTGCTGGTCGATGACCTGTACACCGTCAACAGCCAGCAACTGCTGCTGGCGCTGTCCGAAACGCCCAATGTCGAGGTGCGGCTGTTCAACCCCTTCTGCTGCGGCCGCAACGGACTCCTCTCGCGCTTCGTGGCCTCGCCGTTCGAGATCAACCGGCTCAACCACCGCATGCACAACAAGCTCTTCATTGCCGACGGCGCGATGGCGGTGGTGGGCGGGCGCAACATCGCCGACGAATACTTCGTGCTGAGCGAGGCGCAGAACTTCATCGACATGGACGCGCTGGTGGTCGGCAAGGTCGTGCCGCAGCTCGAATCGATCTTCGATGCCTACTGGAACAGCGTGCAGGTCTGGCCCATTGCCGACATCGTGACGGGCGAGGGCGGCCGCAAGCCCGGTGTTGCCGATTTCGACAGCTGGGTCGGCATGGCCGCGCCGCCGCCGAAGATCGTGCTGCCGCCGTCCGACATCCTGGGTTACGGCCCCATCGGTGAAGAACTCGATGGCGGCCGCATGGGCCTGCTGTGGGGCGAGGCCCGCGCCATTGCCGATCCGCCCACCAAGCCTGCGACCATGACGGCCGACGAGGCCATCGCCACCAGCGTGACGATGAAGGTGTGGGCCTTGCTGCTCGATGCCAAGACCGAGGTCGACATGACCTCCCCGTACCTCGTGCCGGGCGAGCGCGGCATGGCGGCGTTCGAGGACCTGTCCAGGCGCAAGGTCAAGGTCACGCTGCTGACCAATTCGCTGGCCGCCAACGACGAGCCGCTGGTGCACACCGGTTACGCGCGCTACCGCGAGCGGCTGCTGCAAGGCGGCGCCGACCTGTACGAGCTGAGCCCGCAGCGCACCAGCGCGGGCGAGCGATTCGGCATGTTCGGCAAGTCGCTCGGCCGGCTGCACGCCAAGACCGCCGCCATCGACAAGGAGCGCATCTTCATCGGCTCGATGAACCTCGATCCGCGCTCGGCCAGCCAGAACACCGAGATGGGGCTGGTGGTCGACAGCCCGCAACTGGCGCGCGAGATGCTGCGCGTCATCAACATCAGCAAGCTGCAGAACTCCTACCGGCTGCGGCTGGCCAAGGGCACCGGCACGCTGCAGTGGCTCACCAACGACGGCGAAAAGGAAGTGATCCTGACCGCCGAACCCGAGTCGGGTTTCTTCAAGCGCTTCTACAACATGCTCATTGCGCCGATCGTTCCCGAGATGCTGTTGTAG
- a CDS encoding peroxiredoxin, with amino-acid sequence MARSTFSRIALMTVFAALAHPAWAALDIGDPVPRFTANAALGGKTFRYSLADALSKGPVVVYFFPAADSNDCSIEAHAFAEAVDQFAALGATVIGVSADDIGTLAKFSVKSCQNRFPVASDESKAVIQGFDALMQTRPDFANRLSYVIAPDGKVAYYYQNLNPDKHVERMLNAVRALPKATAAK; translated from the coding sequence ATGGCCCGATCGACCTTCTCGCGCATCGCCTTGATGACAGTTTTTGCAGCCCTGGCCCACCCCGCCTGGGCCGCCCTGGACATCGGCGACCCCGTGCCCCGCTTTACCGCCAACGCCGCGCTGGGCGGCAAGACCTTCCGCTATTCGCTGGCCGATGCGCTCTCCAAGGGGCCGGTGGTGGTGTACTTTTTTCCGGCGGCCGACTCCAACGATTGCTCGATCGAAGCCCATGCCTTCGCCGAGGCCGTCGACCAGTTCGCCGCACTGGGCGCCACCGTGATCGGCGTATCGGCGGACGACATCGGCACGCTGGCGAAGTTCTCGGTCAAGTCCTGCCAGAACCGCTTTCCCGTGGCGTCGGACGAATCCAAGGCCGTGATCCAGGGTTTCGATGCCTTGATGCAGACACGGCCGGACTTTGCCAACCGACTGTCGTACGTGATCGCACCAGACGGCAAGGTCGCCTATTACTACCAGAACCTGAACCCCGACAAACATGTGGAACGCATGCTGAACGCGGTGCGGGCTCTGCCAAAGGCCACGGCAGCCAAATAA
- a CDS encoding sterol desaturase family protein, with protein sequence MAQTFTSLSALQVMLWGVLFFGGIYFGFGGLTWLLTKRVLPALGIGRALDPRPLQPGQLRREVGQSSISVLIFGLGMVFPWGLLQLGWARLDPDAGWRQIAVEILVLAVWNDVHFWINHRLLHTRFLRRFHGPHHRSFVTTPWATYSFHPIEALMLGNVILLPMVVHDFSFWSLAAVPVFSLFFNCVGHSNYDFFTGVSYSHWFAASRRHHLHHAVHNGNYGFQFTFMDRLFRTRIAADAAEPLFQAFRDKQLQRQQQQPQPEQHGATA encoded by the coding sequence ATGGCACAGACCTTCACTTCGCTGTCCGCCCTGCAGGTCATGCTGTGGGGCGTGCTTTTTTTCGGCGGCATCTACTTCGGTTTCGGCGGCCTCACCTGGCTGCTGACGAAACGGGTGTTGCCGGCGCTCGGCATCGGGCGCGCGCTCGATCCGCGCCCCCTGCAGCCGGGGCAGTTGCGGCGCGAAGTGGGGCAGTCGAGCATTTCGGTGCTGATCTTCGGGCTCGGCATGGTGTTTCCGTGGGGCTTGCTGCAATTGGGCTGGGCGCGGCTCGATCCCGATGCAGGCTGGCGGCAGATCGCGGTCGAGATCCTCGTGCTCGCGGTCTGGAACGACGTGCATTTCTGGATCAACCATCGCCTGCTGCACACACGCTTTCTGCGGCGCTTTCACGGGCCGCATCACCGTTCGTTCGTGACCACGCCGTGGGCCACCTACAGCTTTCATCCCATCGAAGCACTGATGCTGGGCAACGTGATCCTGCTGCCGATGGTGGTGCACGACTTCAGCTTCTGGTCGCTCGCGGCGGTGCCGGTGTTCAGCCTGTTCTTCAATTGCGTCGGGCACTCGAACTACGATTTCTTCACCGGGGTGTCGTACAGCCACTGGTTTGCCGCGAGCCGCCGGCATCACTTGCACCATGCCGTTCACAACGGCAACTACGGCTTTCAGTTCACTTTCATGGACCGGTTGTTCCGCACCCGTATCGCGGCCGATGCGGCCGAGCCACTTTTCCAGGCCTTCCGCGACAAGCAACTGCAAAGGCAACAACAGCAACCCCAACCCGAACAGCATGGCGCGACCGCCTGA
- a CDS encoding aldehyde dehydrogenase family protein — protein MQLNYIANADVPSSSGRTLPVIDPSDGQPFDEIQRSNAADIDSAVRAARDCFEGVWHKVSAADRSRLLYKLSQKIAEHVDELALIEQRDCGKPVKQARADAVALVRYFEFYAGACDKLHGETIPYQDGYSVFTWREPHGVTGHIIPWNYPMQIFGRSVGGALAAGNVCVVKPAEDACLSLIRVAQLAAEVGFPAGALNIVTGYGHEVGDALARHEGIDHISFTGSPKIGTLIQQVAAERHCPVTLELGGKSPQIIFADADLNAAIPVVINAIVQNAGQTCSAGSRVLIQRDIYEPLLERLGHAFEALRVGPAAMDLDVGPLIRQTQQQRVWDFLSDAQHAGIPMVAQGVVVEEAPETGFYQAPTLLRDVPVNHRLAQEEVFGPVLAAMQFADEDEAVALANATQFGLVAGVWTADGSRQFRMARRVRSGQVFINNYGAGGGVELPFGGVKSSGYGREKGFEALYGFTTLKTVAVKHG, from the coding sequence ATGCAGCTCAACTACATCGCCAACGCGGACGTTCCGTCCTCCTCCGGCCGCACCCTGCCGGTCATCGATCCCTCCGACGGTCAGCCTTTCGACGAAATCCAGCGCAGCAACGCCGCCGACATCGACTCGGCCGTGCGCGCCGCGCGCGACTGCTTCGAGGGTGTGTGGCACAAGGTCAGCGCCGCCGACCGCAGCCGCCTGCTCTACAAGCTGTCGCAAAAGATCGCCGAGCACGTCGACGAACTGGCGCTGATCGAGCAGCGCGACTGCGGCAAGCCGGTGAAGCAGGCGCGCGCCGACGCGGTGGCGTTGGTGCGTTACTTCGAGTTCTATGCCGGTGCCTGCGACAAGCTGCACGGCGAGACGATTCCCTACCAGGACGGCTACAGCGTCTTCACCTGGCGCGAGCCGCACGGCGTCACCGGCCACATCATTCCGTGGAACTACCCGATGCAGATCTTCGGGCGCAGCGTGGGCGGCGCGCTGGCGGCGGGCAACGTGTGCGTGGTGAAGCCGGCCGAAGACGCCTGCCTTTCGCTGATCCGCGTGGCGCAGCTGGCGGCCGAAGTCGGCTTTCCGGCGGGCGCGCTCAACATCGTGACGGGCTACGGCCATGAAGTGGGCGACGCGCTCGCGCGGCACGAAGGCATCGACCACATCAGCTTCACCGGCAGCCCGAAGATCGGCACGCTGATCCAGCAGGTGGCGGCCGAGCGGCATTGCCCGGTCACGCTGGAGCTGGGCGGCAAGAGCCCGCAGATCATCTTTGCGGATGCGGACCTGAACGCGGCGATTCCCGTGGTCATCAACGCCATCGTGCAGAACGCTGGCCAGACCTGCTCGGCCGGCTCGCGCGTGCTGATCCAGCGCGACATCTACGAGCCGCTGCTCGAGCGCCTGGGCCATGCCTTCGAGGCCCTGCGCGTGGGCCCCGCGGCGATGGACCTCGATGTCGGTCCGCTGATCCGCCAGACCCAGCAGCAGCGCGTGTGGGACTTTCTGAGCGATGCGCAGCATGCCGGCATTCCGATGGTGGCGCAGGGCGTCGTCGTCGAAGAGGCGCCTGAAACCGGCTTCTACCAGGCCCCCACGCTGCTGCGCGACGTGCCAGTGAACCACCGGCTGGCACAAGAAGAAGTGTTCGGCCCGGTGTTGGCTGCGATGCAGTTCGCCGATGAAGACGAAGCCGTGGCGCTCGCCAACGCCACCCAATTCGGCCTTGTGGCCGGCGTGTGGACGGCCGATGGATCGCGCCAGTTCCGCATGGCCAGGCGCGTGCGCAGCGGCCAGGTGTTCATCAACAACTACGGCGCGGGCGGTGGCGTCGAGCTGCCCTTCGGCGGCGTGAAGTCTTCAGGCTACGGCCGCGAGAAGGGCTTCGAGGCGCTGTACGGCTTCACCACGCTGAAGACCGTGGCCGTCAAGCACGGCTGA
- a CDS encoding ZIP family metal transporter, whose amino-acid sequence MNDEPQQRQVLAAPLRSRPAYSVREWIGLAIVAAGVLVLVSQFWQFVRADPIVWNALLGGSVAALATALGTLPVMFSQKLPERLQDTLFGFGAGVMLAASAFSLIIPGLEAARSVGVFGGGPWAAGGVIGSAILLGGLVLMVMDRVLPHEHFIKGREGQSAKQLRRTWLFVFAIALHNVPEGLAIGVGYAANNGLRADALATGIAIQDVPEGLVVAVALLAAGYSRMFAVLIGMASGLVEPLGAVLGAAVVGHSVMLLPWGLGFAAGAMLFVISHEIIPESHRKGHEAFATSGLMIGFVLMMLLDTALG is encoded by the coding sequence GTGAACGACGAGCCGCAACAGCGCCAGGTTCTTGCCGCGCCCCTCCGGTCAAGGCCGGCGTATTCGGTGCGCGAATGGATCGGGCTGGCCATCGTCGCTGCCGGCGTGCTGGTGCTCGTGTCGCAGTTCTGGCAATTCGTGCGCGCCGACCCGATCGTCTGGAACGCCTTGCTCGGGGGCTCGGTGGCTGCGCTGGCCACTGCGCTCGGCACGCTGCCGGTGATGTTTTCGCAGAAGCTGCCCGAACGGCTGCAGGACACGCTGTTCGGCTTCGGTGCCGGCGTCATGCTGGCGGCCAGCGCCTTCTCGCTGATCATCCCCGGGCTGGAAGCGGCGAGGAGCGTGGGCGTCTTCGGCGGCGGCCCCTGGGCGGCGGGCGGCGTGATCGGCTCCGCCATCCTGCTGGGCGGCCTCGTGCTCATGGTGATGGACCGCGTGCTGCCGCACGAGCACTTCATCAAGGGGCGCGAAGGGCAGTCGGCCAAGCAGTTGCGCCGCACCTGGCTTTTCGTGTTCGCGATTGCGCTGCACAACGTGCCCGAGGGGCTGGCCATCGGCGTCGGCTATGCGGCCAACAACGGTTTGCGCGCTGATGCGCTGGCCACCGGCATCGCGATCCAGGACGTGCCCGAAGGATTGGTCGTGGCGGTGGCGTTGCTGGCGGCCGGCTACAGCCGGATGTTCGCGGTGCTGATCGGCATGGCGTCAGGGCTGGTGGAGCCGCTGGGCGCCGTGCTGGGTGCGGCCGTGGTCGGCCATTCGGTGATGCTGCTGCCCTGGGGCTTGGGCTTTGCGGCGGGCGCGATGCTGTTCGTGATCAGCCACGAGATCATTCCCGAATCGCACCGCAAGGGTCACGAAGCCTTTGCCACCAGCGGGCTGATGATCGGCTTCGTGCTGATGATGTTGCTCGATACCGCGCTGGGGTAA
- a CDS encoding DUF6999 family protein, translating to MNRTPEFLTQAHDERDPSPWLALYLDQSTPLPDNVKSAWLADSSSGSRQYLLPFLRPLARLTIILIQIVKVFVPRNWSHSKLLHRFLAWGLTRFVSPEANWLILRHFHLGSQVLAFIGRNSPAPVATNPLEPADIDALKDEMFLKHDLNLFNFVIRLNTALREKGLALCKAEKVDFSMIKEPGLRLEDMPHGKLNFLDLQSAIELFTPLYQLMLTDNDFWRAANSLQLDETIGIYTATLLNAPEHLILVNNKHPLVPLSTLRAGHRLVIHGLSTEMLHSLLQRMQAAQKAGEAETTLYEQPLA from the coding sequence GTGAATCGAACGCCTGAATTTCTGACCCAGGCACACGACGAGCGCGACCCCAGTCCGTGGCTCGCGCTCTACCTCGACCAGAGCACGCCGCTGCCGGACAACGTCAAGTCGGCGTGGCTGGCCGATTCGAGCTCGGGTTCGCGGCAGTACCTGCTGCCTTTCTTGCGGCCGTTGGCGCGGCTGACGATCATCCTGATCCAGATCGTCAAGGTGTTCGTGCCGCGCAACTGGTCGCACTCGAAGCTGCTGCACCGGTTCCTGGCCTGGGGCCTGACGCGTTTTGTGTCACCGGAGGCCAACTGGCTGATCCTGCGGCACTTTCACCTGGGCTCGCAGGTGCTGGCCTTCATCGGGCGCAATTCACCGGCGCCTGTCGCCACGAACCCGCTGGAGCCGGCCGACATCGACGCGCTGAAGGACGAGATGTTCCTCAAGCACGACCTGAACCTCTTCAACTTCGTGATTCGCCTGAACACGGCGCTGCGCGAGAAGGGGCTGGCGCTGTGCAAGGCCGAGAAGGTCGATTTCTCGATGATCAAGGAGCCGGGCCTGCGGCTGGAAGACATGCCGCACGGCAAGCTCAACTTTCTCGATCTTCAGAGCGCGATCGAGCTTTTCACGCCGCTCTACCAGTTGATGCTGACCGACAACGATTTCTGGCGAGCGGCCAACTCCTTGCAACTGGACGAAACCATCGGCATCTACACGGCGACCCTGCTGAATGCGCCCGAACACCTGATCCTGGTCAACAACAAGCACCCGCTGGTGCCGCTGTCCACCCTGCGCGCGGGGCACCGGCTGGTGATCCACGGGTTGTCGACCGAGATGCTCCACAGCCTGCTCCAGCGGATGCAGGCAGCCCAGAAAGCGGGGGAGGCCGAGACGACCCTGTACGAGCAGCCACTTGCATAG